The following coding sequences are from one Rutidosis leptorrhynchoides isolate AG116_Rl617_1_P2 chromosome 11, CSIRO_AGI_Rlap_v1, whole genome shotgun sequence window:
- the LOC139876322 gene encoding pentatricopeptide repeat-containing protein At1g02150-like, with translation MLIHSTISQSPPHPQPISFISSSSSSSYSLTNSINFLRGFCNSPIKKHKFTSFIVKNCSPSSSFVTNVYSYGTVDYEKKPGTIVTWKAIYKRISLMGSREKGSSNVLNQWENEGKSVTKWELCRLVKELRKYGRYNLALEVYDWMNKRAEKFIMSPSDAAIQLDLISKVSGVTGAEDYFNNLQDDLIDKRVYGALLNAYVHAKKKEKAESLLAKMKEKEYANHALPYNVMMTLYMNLNDYKKVEALISEMKRNNIALDLYSYSIWITSRGSQGSIEKIEEAFEKMKLDESVKPNWTTYSTLATIYIKLGELKKAEDCLKKIETKITGRYRIPYHYLLSHYGSIGKNEEVHRVWETYKTVFQYIPNMGYHAVISAFVRLDDIEEAENLYDEWLSVKTTYDARIGNRLLGWYVRNGYEEKAESFFKEMVETGKANSSSWEIIGEGFIINRRVSEALDCFEKALSHEESRFWKPKPTNVSLFFKVCEEQKNEKGKETMFRILKDTGVLEDELFMSKLTFYEKSTAENELITVQYGDDSGDDEETFLNELQPDLKA, from the exons ATGTTAATCCACTCAACAATTTCCCAATCTCCACCACACCCACAACCCATTtcattcatatcatcatcatcctcatcctcGTATTCACTCACAAATTCCATCAATTTCCTACGTGGGTTTTGCAATTCACCTATCAAGAAACACAAATTTACTTCCTTTATTGTCAAAAACTGTtcaccatcatcatcttttgttacaaaTGTTTACAGTTATGGTACAGTTGACTATGAAAAGAAGCCAGGAACAATAGTTACTTGGAAAGCTATTTATAAAAGGATTTCATTGATGGGTAGCCGTGAAAAAGGGTCTAGTAATGTGTTGAATCAGTGGGAAAATGAAGGCAAAAGTGTTACAAAATGGGAACTTTGTAGACTTGTTAAAGAATTGAGAAAATATGGTCGGTATAACCTTGCTCTTGAG GTTTATGATTGGATGAATAAAAGAGCAGAGAAATTTATAATGTCCCCAAGTGATGCTGCTATTCAATTAGATCTAATATCCAAAGTAAGCGGCGTTACAGGTGCCGAAGATTACTTTAATAATCTACAAGATGATTTGATCGATAAACGTGTATACGGGGCTCTGTTGAATGCATACGTACACGCTAAAAAGAAAGAAAAGGCGGAGTCTTTATTAGCCAAAATGAAAGAAAAAGAATACGCTAACCACGCACTTCCATATAATGTGATGATGACTCTCTACATGAATCTTAACGATTATAAAAAAGTCGAGGCGTTAATTTCAGAAATGAAGCGAAACAACATAGCTTTAGATTTATATTCTTATAGTATATGGATAACGTCTCGTGGGTCTCAAGGATCTATTGAAAAGATTGAAGAAGCGTTTGAAAAAATGAAACTTGATGAGTCGGTTAAGCCTAATTGGACTACTTATAGTACCTTAGCGACGATTTATATTAAGCTTGGAGAGCTTAAAAAGGCCGAAGATTGTTTAAAAAAGATTGAAACCAAGATTACGGGTCgttatcgaattccttatcattatcTTTTAAGTCATTACGGAAGCATAGGCAAAAATGAagaagttcatcgggtttgggaaaCTTATAAAACGGTGTTTCAGTATATACCAAACATGGGTTACCATGCGGTAATTTCAGCTTTTGTTAGATTGGATGATATTGAAGAAGCTGAAAATCTTTATGATGAATGGCTTTCGGTTAAAACGACATATGATGCAAGAATTGGGAATCGTTTATTGGGTTGGTATGTTAGAAACGGGTATGAGGAAAAGGCCGAATCTTTTTTTAAGGAAATGGTTGAAACAGGGAAGGCAAATTCGAGTTCTTGGGAGATTATTGGTGAAGGTTTTATTATAAATAGACGAGTTTCTGAAGCGCTAGATTGTTTTGAAAAAGCACTTTCACATGAAGAATCGCGGTTTTGGAAACCAAAACCGACGAATGTTTCGTTGTTTTTCAAGGTTTGTGAGGAACAAAAGAACGAAAAAGGTAAGGAAACTATGTTCAGGATTTTGAAGGACACGGGTGTTCTTGAAGATGAGTTGTTTatgtcaaagttgactttttatGAAAAGTCAACTGCTGAAAATGAACTGATAACCGTTCAATATGGTGATGATAGTGGTGATGATGAAGAAACGTTCCTAAATGAGCTGCAACCGGATCTGAAAGCGTAA
- the LOC139876323 gene encoding protein CYSTEINE-RICH TRANSMEMBRANE MODULE 9-like, giving the protein MSSYQHNQPPQVNDHPLTHVEGGGGPEKDYVTVTPLPPPPATVHPPLKEGYESNDNNPPHGTQSRGDGFWRGCCAGMCCCCLLDICF; this is encoded by the exons ATGAGTAGCTATCAGCATAACCAACCACCTCAAG TTAATGATCACCCGTTAACTCATGTGGAGGGTGGTGGCGGGCCGGAAAAGGATTATGTCACAGTAACACCGCTACCGCCGCCACCAGCAACGGTTCATCCACCGTTGAAAGAAGGCTATGAATCAAACGATAATAATCCACCGCATGGAACTCAGTCTAGGGGTGATGGGTTCTGGAGGGGATG TTGTGCAGGCATGTGTTGCTGCTGTCTCTTGGATATATGCTTCTAA
- the LOC139875245 gene encoding uncharacterized protein, which produces MATGNRDALVVGSYTRPLMLFEGLFDEWKGRFDNFINGKGEQTKNLWDSFLNGPKVFLHPETGVALKPYELQGEDAKRSQADVDSRSIIMQALPHNMYKSASSLKSEKELLDEITRQQEGYSQSDQTKLDIALAMYEDYHQKPDEMLKDYYRRFCEVINELKKVGVNKDNQELNMKFLKKLNATWTPYGNNFRATKNTKKYNIHEVVGKLMNHQVGVQAVQDSKTNPVGTSDPMALYVNKSSNKAIPSRSTSLKPKQTMSSDEDTYSDVDEEHRDLVKAAAMFSKQLSLRRSSSSFSKNNNNRTSSSYSYYKKPETAITQYRVPDNKDSDNVCYNCGKTGQFARECRLPRRKDAEYYKKKMLLAQDVEKWKVLKASDDVWQSWSDSELEPERANMVKLTNMSCAPDQISSDDEEEDLAEKVAQLKELKSSVKPLRIERTVFKLRSDVLSEKIDNIEKEIKKLTDSKKTLLDTLEQKIRDPLHDLAKKTSECSKLAANNLELQTHLGQLEEKLYRTEQSKIVLAGHISNQTLFMNRPKDFFCENKGLGFENPLTLTNMAKAEPSLYDSRYIKIGVPARLTFASNSDIEEALAKRSTKMKQEIALIYDKINALYLKKKNSFSHESILDMFNKSESS; this is translated from the exons ATGGCTACTGGAAACCGTGATGCTTTGGTCGTGGGCTCATATACCCGTCCTCTCATGCTGTTTGAGGGACTGTTTGACGAATGGAAAGGAAGATTTGACAACTTCATCAATGGAAAGGGAGAACAAACCAAAAACCTTTGGGACTCATTCCTCAATGGACCTAAGGTCTTTCTTCATCCTGAAACCGGTGTGGCTCTAAAACCCTATGAACTTCAGGGTGAAGATGCCAAGAGATCTCAAGCCGACGTTGATTCCAGGTCTATCATCATGCAAGCCCTTCCCCACAACATGTACAAATCCGCTAGCTCCCTAAAATCTGAAAAAGAACTTCTAGATGAAATCACTCGTCAACAGGAAGGATATAGCCAATCCGACCAAACAAAACTTGATATTGCTCTAGCCATGTATGAGGACTATCATCAGAAACCCGATGAAATGCTGAAGGACTATTACAGACGCTTTTGTGAAGTCATCAATGAGCTGAAAAAGGTCGGAGTGAACAAAGACAATCAGGAGCTAAACATGAAATTCCTGAAAAAGCTCAATGCAACCTGGACACCATATGGAAACAACTTCCGTGCTACTAAGaacaccaagaagtacaacatTCATGAAGTTGTAGGCAAACTAATGAACCACCAAGTGGGTGTTCAAGCTGTTCAAGACTCCAAAACAAACCCTGTTGGAACCAGTGATCCAATGGCTCTGTACGTAAACAAAAGCTCTAATAAAGCTATTCCCAGCCGCTCCACCTCACTCAAACCAAAACAAACTATGTCATCTGATGAAGACACATACTCTGATGTCGATGAAGAACATCGGGACCTCGTCAAAGCTGCTGCAATGTTCAGCAAGCAGCTAAGTCTCAGGAGATCATCTAGCAGTTTcagcaaaaacaacaacaatcgaacCTCATCCAGCTACTCGTACTACAAAAAGCCTGAAACTGCAATTACCCAGTACCGAGTCCCTGACAATAAGGACTCTGATAATGtatgttacaattgtggtaaaaCAGGTCAATTTGCTCGAGAATGTAGACTACCCAGACGAAAGGATGCTGAGTACTACAAGAAAAAAATGTTACTCGCACAAGATGTTGAAAAGTGGAAGGTCCTCAAAGCTTCAGATGATGTTTGGCAAAGCTGGTCGGACAGTGAACTGGAGCCGGAACGTGCCAATATGGTCAAACTAACCAACATGTCCTGTGCACCTGATCAAATTTCTTCCGatgatgaggaagag GATCTAGCTGAAAAGGTAGCACAACTAAAAGAGCTAAAATCTAGTGTGAAACCTCTACGCATAGAAAGAACAGTCTTTAAGTTAAGGAGTGACGTTCTTAGTGAGAAAATTGACAACATAGAGAAAGAAATAAAGAAACTCACTGACTCTAAGAAAACTCTTCTAGATACCTTAGAGCAAAAGATAAGAGATCCCTTACATGACCTTGCTAAGAAAACCTCTGAATGTTCTAAACTAGCTGCAAATAACCTAGAACTACAAACACATCTAGGTCAACTTGAAGAAAAACTATATAGAACCGAACAGTCTAAGATTGTATTAGCTGGTCACATCTCCAATCAAACCCTATTTATGAATCGACCAAAGGACTTCTTCTGTGAGAACAAAGGATTAGGTTTTGAGAATCCTCTCACCCTGACCAATATGGCCAAAGCTGAGCCCAGTTTGTATGATAGTAGATACATAAAGATTGGCGTACCCGCACGACTCACATTTGCTTCTAATAGTGATATTGAAGAGGCATTGGCTAAAAGATCAACCAAAATGAAACAAGAAATTGCTTTAATCTATGATAAAATCAACGCTCTTTActtgaaaaagaaaaactcattttCACATGAGAGCATACTTGATATGTTCAATAAGAGTGAAAGTTCATAA